AAACAAATCTTCATAAAGAGTCACCGCATGTTCCCGGATCTCGGAAGCCTCCGTGTTTTCACTACCATTGATTTTAAGCATTTCAATGATATTATTTCTCCTATGGGAGTTAGccactctatgaaaaaattttgtgttttgatcCCCTTCTTTTAACCAAAGTGCTCTTGACTTCTGACGCCATGATATTTCCTCCAGGGATACAACTCTTTTCAACTCTGAGACAAGTTCTGCCTTAAGAGAGACTTCCTCTGCAGTGAGAACTCTATCTTCAGTGATCCTCTCTATGTTCTGTAATTCCTCCATCCTGGATCTCTTTTGTACCCCTATATCGCCGAAAGAATGGAGattccaaagctttaaatcATTCTTTAAAGCTTTTAGTTTGCTTGCAAGTATATGAGAAGGGGTACCAAAAAGCTGATAAGAGGACCACCACTGCCTTACCCTTTCCACTAAGCCTTCATTTTTTAGCCACATGTTTTTGAACTTGAAATAGCGACGACCTCCTTGGATACCACCTCCATCCAATAAAATGGGAAGTGATCTGAAACTAGTCGCGGTAATCTCTTCTGACATACCTCCAAATAATGAATTTCCCAACCCGGCGATACTAAGAATCTACCCAGTCGAGACCACGTCTAACTATTCGACCAGGTGAAAGGCCCACCCATCAGTGGGAGATCCACCAGATTCAAATAAATAATGCACTCTGAAAATTCTGTCATGGCTGAACAAATCCGACTATTCCCAGACCTCTCACGAGGAAATCTAAccacattaaaatctccacctATGCACTAGGGGAGGTCCCACCAACTGTACCCTCCCGCAAGTTCTTCCCGCAAACAATGTATGATATTGTCAGCATTTGGACCATATATACCTGCAAACGCCCATAAAAAATTATCCTCTACCATCTTAATGGAGCAAGCCACTATGTAATCCCCTACAAACTCTACCATCTTAAAGGAGCAAGCCACTATGTAATCCCCTACAAactcttccattttttccaccacccttttatcccacatcactagaATCCCACCCGATGCCCCATTTGAAGCCAAATATACCCAATCCGCATATGGACAACACCACACACTTCTCACTATTCTTCTAGACACCAACTTCAACTTGGTTTCTTGTAAACACACAATATCCGCTTTCCAATCCCGTAGCAAATTCTTCATACGAAGGCGCTTATTAACCTCATTCAACCCACGTACATTCCAAGACacaatttttggcttcataaagAAACATGCATACCCTTCCCTTTACTTCTATCACGACTTGAGCTACCCTCATTCAAAGACCATTTAAGTCTGTTAAGTTCCCTCTGCTTCTTGGAACCAGTTTTCTTGGACTGAGAATGGCCTGCCTCAATGGCCGTGAGAAGGGCCATAAACTGCTCTTCATAACCCACACACTCCATTCCCACCACATGTTGAATATCCTTAACCATTTTGAATACCCATTCGGAAATTTCAAACTCATTAGGAAACAAACAAGTTAACAGGAATGGCTCTCTATCACCTGTTTCTCCCACCCCTCCAAACAGATTCCGTCCTTCCCATTCAATACCATTACCCAAATTGACCACCATATTTTCAGTAGGGAAAGTGCTCACCTGAGTTTCAGGCACCGCGACTATGTCAGCCCATCCCCCTGTGAAACTCTGCGATAGCCCCTCTACACTGTCATCCCCAAGTTCTACTATTCTCGACGTCCCTCCTTCCAGGACCTTCTCATTGAGCCCTGTAGACCTCTGTGAAAACCCCTCAGACTCTGCCGATAATACAACCAAGTCCTCTATCGGACTGTACTGTGTACCGAGAAAACCTTCCTCAGGAAAAAAATTTAGTGACTGCATTGCTTTTTCCGGTTCACGCGGAGGGAGGATCTGCTCCACCACCTTCGTCGGCACTGTTTGGAACACCAGCAGAGGACCCACCGTGATCCTTGATGCGGGGAAGGGCTCCGCTCTACCGCGAACCACACTTTCTCCGTGACCCACCctttaagtttctttttccAATTCACGCGAAGGGAGGATCTGCTCCACCACTATAATGTGTATGTTTTCATGTGCTAAAGAAATAATAGGATGTGAAACAGAAACAATTCAGTGAGATTCAGGGTGAAATTGTGaggtttttttcaaaactctttCCGCAATTATTTACATGAATGAAATGGTTCAAGTAAATCATATCGAAGTCTCTCAAACAGAAAGTTCTTGCATTTATGCAACATCAACAAACGCTCATATCTATACAAGTGAAATTATGTAAAAGTTTAATAATGTCTTGTTTAATAGTACAAACTTGATATTAAAGTATATTCAGCGCCTGGGATAATGATGAGTGAATGATTATGCACTGAAAGAGCCATCTGCCTCACGTGTCCCCCAGACGCAACAGAACTCACCTTAAATGCATTTGAGATCGTGGCACTCATGTAATCCAGGATAAGGCCACCAGATAACGTCCCAAAAATTCCGCAAACAATTGTGATCCCTCCAAACAACAAATCTGCATTATTCTGCCCAAAGACCCAAGTAACAAGAGGGTAACTATCATTACTGAAGAGATGGTATTCTcattataaaagaaatgaggaTTTGAATCAAAGAAAATGTGTATTTTAACAGGAAAAAATTCAAGATAAAAAGTTAACAGATGGAAGTTAAAAGGTGTCATACCATGTGATAGATGTTATAACCAGCCTTTGGCCCCCAGTATGAGTATGCTCCACTGACAAAGTTGTACGATGTGTAACCtgccaaccaaacaaaaacaaaaataaaaccccaTATTTACCATATGTGCCAAGTAACCTGAAAGTCACCACTCCATTAGAAACTCTGGAATAACACTAACAAAAACTATGATCGACCATAATTTCATACCATATCATAAGAATTCAGAATATTCTTGTACTAATCTTCTCCAGTTTGTATATAAACGAATAAAAAACTGTAGCCTTGTGCAGAAATGAGGGTTGATAAAGTACCGAAAACattcatttacttataaaaaaaaaaaaaagtacctaAAACATTCACAACATAGACTTTATCAAGCAAAAGCACTTTCATCTCTCTCGAAAATCTAGAGAACTGATCCAAAATTTTGAATGCACCCCTTGACCTGAAATACAAAAGGAAACAAGACAGTCGTACCCAGAATAAAGGAATTTCACAAAATGATAGTATTCATTTCTTTCCAATTCACTATCTATAAATGTCATAAAAGAaggcattattttatttttctcaacatTAGCAATCACCAATACATGTAAAAGCATATGTAAACATAAAGAGACATGGAGAAGGACAGCCGCAAGAGCCACTTACTTGGAAGCTTTATTAGAGGCTTGAGCACCAAAACCTTCATCTTCAACCACAACATAGCCATTTACACTTGGAACCTTTGAATCTATAATTGGGAACTAATAAGTGAAAGAACCCTCAAATCAAAAGAAGAATATAAAGAACAATTACtacaataagaaattttaagGCCCAAGTCAAAATCGGTCACATCAAGTTCATGTGTGCTGTAAGTTTGATACCTCTATTTTTAATTGAACAATGCTACTCTTCATCCTAGATTTTGTCACTTTAGTCAGGCCTGCtgatatgacatattttaagtAGCTTAATATGTCAACCATTAACTCGACAGCCACTTAAAATGTGCCCATCAACAAGGGTGATTGATGCTGAAAAAATCTAGGATGAAAAAGaatctcacttttttatttgaacAATTTACTCATTGAACACCTAAATTGCATTCAATGTAATCATTCCATTCAATTCTAATAATGTGAATCCTGTTAATTCACATGAGACCACGCATTGCCCCTAGACAATGACAAACTCTGGGTGAAAAAAACAGGTGAGTGTAAGATGGAGCATGTCCGGTCCAAGAGCAACATAGTCTATAACTCCTCTTCCACACATCTAAAATCCAGCTCCTCATTCTACAGCCAACAACCAACACAAACAAAGAATGGGATGAGTTGTCGGCCTCCAGCTTCCAATGGCAATCATGGAGGTCAGATCACCTCAATCTCCTAATCTCTTCTCATGGCTCTCAAGCACCAAGCCTCAACAAAATAGACCAAAACCAAGCCTAACCATAAACAAAAATACCAAGAGACCCCTTATCTTAGCTTCTTTATGAGAGTAAAAATTGCTAGAATTGGGGTTCAAATAATCACTCAGATTTTGGGCATGCAACAGTTGCATGATGAACCTTAGCAAGAATTGGACTTGGTATAAGGCAAGTTGAGGGGAGCTTTGGATCACAAGATGGGAACTTTGTGTGGTTGGATACATGGATTTTAGTAAGGGAGTGTGTTTGCATGAACAATCAATGATGGTAGTTTGGCTCACAAAATGGGAAGCTTAGTGTGTTCGGCCTCCATGGAGTTAAGGGAGTATGCTTGgatgatgaaaaagaaattatttttgacaagtaataatctttattgatttgaaggaggaagtgatgcagatttttcatgcttttcattctagtcaaaagtttgagaagtcaCTAAACGCCaccttcattgctctcattccgaAAATAGTTGGTGCATATGAATTGAAAGACTTCTggcctattagtttggtaggtgggatatctaaaatcatatcaaaggtgttagctaatcgtatgagtttggtgatggacaaactcatttccaaacctcaaaatgcatttgtaagggGTCGGCAAATCCTGGATTCAGTTTTGATagcaaatgagtgcttggataATCGGTTGAGAGAAGGCACCCCGGTGGTTCTTTGCAAGCTCGACATGGAAAAAGCCTATGACCATGTGTGTTGGGATTTTCTCCTCTATATGCTTAGAAGATGTGGTTTCGGGGATAGGTGGTGTGAATGGATTAAACATTGCGTCTCGACCGCTCGGTTCTCGGTCCTAGTCAATGGAAGACCATGTGGTTTTTTTCAATCTTCtaggggtttgagacaaggggacccgCTATCTCCTTTCCTTTATGTTATTGTAATAGAGGCATTGAGTCGTATGGTGGAGACCGCCGTAAGGGGGGGATTTCTTGCTGGTTTTTCAGTGGGCAGCAATAGTAATTCCAGCTCCATTTCTCACTtactatttgcagatgatacgctcattttttgtgatgctgtcAGTGGGCAGATTCAAGCTTTTAGGGCAGGTGAACTTAGAGAAGTCGGAGTTGGTTCCGGTGGAGGAGGTGAATAATATAGCCTCTTTAGCGGAGTTACTAGGTTGTAAAATTGCCCCtccctatgaaatatcttggactcCCCTTGGGAGCGTCTTTCAAAGCAAAGAGTATTTGGGATGGAGTGGTAGAGAAGGTTGAGCAACGACTATCGGGCTGAAAGCAGCTATATCTATCGAAAGAGGGGAGATTAACCCTCGTCAAAAGCACTCTTTCCAACCTTCCCACTTACTATCTTTGTCTATTTCCATTACCGGTGGGTGTAGCAAAACCGGAtagaaaagttgtttagagctttcttgtggggtggcatgggggaGGAATCCAAACTTCACCTTGTGAGTTGGCAAAGGGTGAGCTGTCCATTTGCAAATGGGGGGTTATGGGTGCGAAATTTGTGTGTATTTAACAAGGCACTATTagggaagtggttgtggaggtaccaaatggaagggaactcgctgtggagagaggttattgatAATAAGTATGGTTGTGTGTGGGGGGGATGGTGctctaaggagggtagggggtcTTATGGAGTAAGCATGTGGAAATtcataaggaaggggtggaacacctttgaaaaacatctcaagtttgaggtgggtgatggaaCACGTACCAGCTTTTGGTTCAATGTATGGAGTGGGGAGAGTCCTTTTTGCATGGCTTTCCCAGTTGTTTTTAACttggctggaaatcagcaagCTCCAGTTTCAGAAGTTCTATGTTGTGCCAATGGGATGGTCacttggaatgtcacttttacaAGAAATGCTCAGGACTGGGAACTAGAAGAGCTGGCAGATTTTTACAGTTACTTGTATTCAGCAAAGCTAGGGGCCAATGGGGGTGACCGTATGTTGTGAACTCACACGAGGAAAGAAAAGTTTACTGTTAAATCCTTCTACAAGATCTTGACAGTCCTACAGCCCAGTTTctttccatggaagagtatatggaagGTATTAGTTCCatctaaagttgctttttttacttggacagctgctcatgggaagattttgacggtTGATAATTTAAGAAAGCGAGGTATGATGATCAcggagtggtgctacatgtgtaaaaagagtggGGAATCGCTTTAAAGACTTTAAGACTGTGAGAAGATGCTGGTGGAACTTTAGGCCTTCTTCAACTCACTTTACCTCTAGATGGCTAATCATAAATGCTTTTCCATTTCTAGCTTCCAAGCTTATCTTGCTCTTTTTTACTCTTCATTATGCATATGCCTTGTTAATTCGTGTATACTTGGGTAAAGCCCCTTTTTGCATTTtaatttcacttataaaaaatgaaaaaatagtacCTTCAATGGCACAAGCAACGGCGTCAATAGATGTCAAATCTTTTTTTGGCTCAACAGGGGCAAAACCTGTAGTTATAATAAGTTCAATGCCAGATTAaggaaatataaattaataatgtgggataaaaaacaatcaaaaccttttttcttttttggtaagtaagACTACCCAATTGTGGTGAGTGTGGATGGAACAATCAACCttagtaagaaaaaattatgcatTCCAAAACAAGTACCTTTTAATTGCAAAGGCTTCATcacaaaacccaaaacagcAAATGGAAGCATAAAAAATGCCTCCCCAAAGAATGCATAACGCCAATTCAAATTGTTTCCAACctaaaaaggggaaaaaaaaacaagtacttttttttttttgataagtaagaaattatattaatccaCGTAAaaaggcaatgcccaagtacacggaGAGTGTACAAGAAAAAACCTGATTACAAACAAATACTGAAGTCTGTTATGGTGAGTAAAATCAAAAAAGAATGCCACTAACTCAGctaatacataattttttttttttttataagtaactcaattaatacataaattgaGTGACCATAGGAGATGATTTAACACATCCAAAGAGATAAGGACAAGCAGACTCTTGGAGCATTATAATATTGATTCTAAACCAAATCATGCTAATTAATGAAGCTTCTCTGGTTTAATATGTCACAATGAAATCAGTCACACTAACTGACCAAATAGCAGAGAACAACCCCTCATCCTAAAAGGGATGGTATAGGAAATTTCATCATAAACCCAAGAGGCCTAAATCCAATTTACAGTTTTTGGGGAAACTTTTGTCAGaatgaagaaaattatatacacaCCACATGGGATAGAATGTCTCGATGGAATGGGTGTAAGAAACGTTAAAAAACACGAATAATGTAAGCGAACTACAAACAACCAAATCCACCTTCATATAAGAAAACAACAAAGTTGCTATTTTAACCAAAAAGAGAATCGAAGCTGACAAATATAATCCGAAGATTAACTATCCCGATTCGAGAACTTACAAGTCCACCATAAACATAGCCTAGAGCGACTCCAGTTGGAATACACATGTAAAATGTTGCAAGCCATGCTGTTTTCTGGAACCATCACAAAGACTCATACAGCGTAATTTGCAAAATCAGCACTATATTCACATAGCAAATTCcaaaattctaattataaactaacaagagaaaaaataagcaaaaagaAACTAACCTGAGCGGCAGGGGCATTGTCATCTATAAATGGAGCAGCAAGACTTATGAAAGAAGCCTCTCCAACACCAACCAGCCTAGACAGACAACATCCACAATAAAACTCGCAGCCTAGTACAAGAAGATGATAAAAGCACTGAACAAAACCGCATTGTTGAAAGCAACAACTTTGTTGAACTTACATGCGACATATCGCAATGGACCAAAAGTCTAATGAACTACCACACCCAGCCGCAGCAAATGTCCAAACAGATAACCCAACTCCAATAAGCCTAAAAGGATTGTGGCTGCAAGAGgaataatgtattatatataagcaCATGGATACCATAAGGGTAAAGGATAAGATACTAATCCATCGTATGACAAAAATATCTTAATCAAAGATCTATCATCATGACATCATTGTCCAACCTTAAATTATGAACTGGTAAGCAACTAGTGAGTAAAGAAGATGTTCACCTCCTTGCCAAGGATGCAAAGATTGGAGAAGCTACAAGAAGTCCGACCATAAAGGCAGAAGATAGAACACCATCTTGGAAATTGTTCAAGTTAAAATCCCCCCTGCAAGAATCATGATATGAGAAGCCAATGAAAAAGACCCAAGATTATTAATAAACGGATGCTCTAGCATATCATGCTCAACTACTAGTCAAAATTCCATAATatgataattgaaatttttcaaccaatattttaagaaaagcaaCATCTTCAGAAATAAATGTATAGAGCATGTCACTGTGGTATGTGCGTAAGGGAAGGAGTGATCATAGTGTGTGTGCATGGTGGTTGTGTATATGAAGGCTGCCAGCCTGGCCATGTCACCATCTAAGACAAATCATGATTTACTGGTGGTCAATAGCCAAATAATTGATGTTTGCTTGTGCCGGTATGTATTTGTCAAGCACGCGTGTAGCAAGCACAAATCCAACAAGAAGCCCTACAAACACACGAGCACCCCACACGTGCATATAGAATTTATCAAGAAAACTAAGATTGATCAACAAATTAGTTGGCACCATTTAGATCACACCAAAAGACAATCTTGTGTTTTGGcatatgaagattttttttattagtgtttTGGCTTTAAGAAGATGCATACCTAATacctaatttaaataattttatacaaacacacacatataaagtTCTATAAGACTTGAACAAATTTCCtatcttcaaattttatatagACAGTACAATAGAATGTACCAATGTGCAcaccaatttatatatatatatatatatatatacatacatatatatataagtgtgaGCACACCAACTAGTTAATGTGTAATCTAAAAAGTTTGATGCATTGGCATTGCAGTTGATGTATAGTATTGGAGTCCCTTGCTTGTTCCATGGAACATAAATCCATGCAAGTATGAGCAAGAGACGAGAAATAACACAACAcggatcagagagagagaagggggggggggggggggatgtgGCACGAGAAGGAAAAGCACATTCATGAGCCACATgaccttctttctttttttttttttttttttttttactttcaaatGAATAAGTTGAACACCTAGTTGATCTTGAACTCATGACTATACCCTCCACCCCTTTCTTACGGGTAGAAAAGGTGCAATGAAGTTAGAGCTCATCGGTTTCATGACCTAAATATCCATGCAATAGCATTGGATGAATATAactcccaaaaatatcattcaacAATCATTTCAAGCATATTCATTTACAAATTCATTTCATAGCCATCTAGGAATATAAAATCCTCTAGTGTCACAATGACGCTTGATCAAATACAAAGCTTCAAGTGTTGGTGATGATAAGAGAAGGTACAATATAAGAAAATAGCATGACACGGAAAGAGACTTTGAATTTCTTTGTATTCAATTCACATAAGAGGCACTCTTACTAAGCATGAGAAATATCGTGTAGCATATTAGATTCAGGTTGTTAAACTAGTATTTAAATGACATGAAATCATCCAGCAAATCTTACTGAATTCCACTACCCGAAGAACAAATGCCACCATCAGTGCAAGTCCCAAGACTACCATTTACACCATTGCTTGCTATTGCTCCTCGATCCACATAATTTATCGTGTTAATGACACAAA
This genomic interval from Juglans microcarpa x Juglans regia isolate MS1-56 chromosome 4D, Jm3101_v1.0, whole genome shotgun sequence contains the following:
- the LOC121259754 gene encoding probable sphingolipid transporter spinster homolog 2 isoform X2 — encoded protein: MVPTNLLINLSFLDKFYMHVWGARVFVGLLVGFVLATRVLDKYIPAQANINYLAIDHQGDFNLNNFQDGVLSSAFMVGLLVASPIFASLARSHNPFRLIGVGLSVWTFAAAGCGSSLDFWSIAICRMLVGVGEASFISLAAPFIDDNAPAAQKTAWLATFYMCIPTGVALGYVYGGLVGNNLNWRYAFFGEAFFMLPFAVLGFVMKPLQLKGFAPVEPKKDLTSIDAVACAIEDSKVPSVNGYVVVEDEGFGAQASNKASKSRGAFKILDQFSRFSREMKVLLLDKVYVVNVLGYTSYNFVSGAYSYWGPKAGYNIYHMNNADLLFGGITIVCGIFGTLSGGLILDYMSATISNAFKLLSGATLLGAMFCFSAFCLKSLYGFIALFSVGEILVFATQAPVNYVCLHCVKPSMRPLSMAISTVSIHIFGDVPSSPLVGVLQDHANNWRETALILTSVLFLAAGIWFIGIFLNSVDMSNEEDENKGSTVEKAASTKPLLGGNRNEMLDDSVEA
- the LOC121259754 gene encoding probable sphingolipid transporter spinster homolog 2 isoform X1, encoding MAKIPRDDSAQSPSWFTPKRLLMIFCVINTINYVDRGAIASNGVNGSLGTCTDGGICSSGSGIQGDFNLNNFQDGVLSSAFMVGLLVASPIFASLARSHNPFRLIGVGLSVWTFAAAGCGSSLDFWSIAICRMLVGVGEASFISLAAPFIDDNAPAAQKTAWLATFYMCIPTGVALGYVYGGLVGNNLNWRYAFFGEAFFMLPFAVLGFVMKPLQLKGFAPVEPKKDLTSIDAVACAIEDSKVPSVNGYVVVEDEGFGAQASNKASKSRGAFKILDQFSRFSREMKVLLLDKVYVVNVLGYTSYNFVSGAYSYWGPKAGYNIYHMNNADLLFGGITIVCGIFGTLSGGLILDYMSATISNAFKLLSGATLLGAMFCFSAFCLKSLYGFIALFSVGEILVFATQAPVNYVCLHCVKPSMRPLSMAISTVSIHIFGDVPSSPLVGVLQDHANNWRETALILTSVLFLAAGIWFIGIFLNSVDMSNEEDENKGSTVEKAASTKPLLGGNRNEMLDDSVEA
- the LOC121259754 gene encoding probable sphingolipid transporter spinster homolog 2 isoform X3 — translated: MAKIPRDDSAQSPSWFTPKRLLMIFCVINTINYVDRGAIASNGVNGSLGTCTDGGICSSGSGIQGDFNLNNFQDGVLSSAFMVGLLVASPIFASLARSHNPFRLIGVGLSVWTFAAAGCGSSLDFWSIAICRMLVGVGEASFISLAAPFIDDNAPAAQKTAWLATFYMCIPTGVALGYVYGGLVGNNLNWRYAFFGEAFFMLPFAVLGFVMKPLQLKGFAPVEPKKDLTSIDAVACAIEDSKVPSVNGYVVVEDEGFGAQASNKASKSRGAFKILDQFSRFSREMKVLLLDKVYVVNVLGYTSYNFVSGAYSYWGPKAGYNIYHMNNADLLFGGITIVCGIFGTLSGGLILDYMSATISNAFKLLSGATLLGAMFCFSAFCLKSLYGFIALFSVGEILVFATQAPVNYVCLHCVKPSMRPLSMAISTVSIHIFGDVPSSPLVGVLQGSS